One stretch of Arachis hypogaea cultivar Tifrunner chromosome 20, arahy.Tifrunner.gnm2.J5K5, whole genome shotgun sequence DNA includes these proteins:
- the LOC112785477 gene encoding uncharacterized protein, whose translation MRSSATSEKGRMGKKVGYGRRKGKGKGVPPRVCPLTLLPREIWERIAARVASASIQDLFNMQATCKVFLDAARSSAVYKVASMAELPVVFGYALEDCPEDGFLYRSARAGNPAAIFRVGIREFCWMGRHVAGVGTLLEAADAGDVQARYMCAMLLLTPGVGDEADAGRAVEMYANVLAAGKIELCRDFFGQLFANPLIGVHPSYPGKPVVCRSSVCPTHGTMGAANDSSSVSCVHCLAEFEVLHFFSLFTFR comes from the coding sequence aTGAGATCTAGTGCAACCTCCGAGAAAGGCAGAATGGGAAAGAAGGTTGGATATGGGAgaaggaaagggaaagggaaaggggtGCCCCCACGCGTCTGTCCGCTGACTCTTCTGCCTCGCGAAATATGGGAGAGAATTGCAGCAAGGGTTGCGTCGGCCTCGATCCAGGATCTGTTTAACATGCAGGCGACCTGCAAGGTGTTTTTGGACGCAGCCCGCTCATCTGCGGTGTACAAGGTGGCCTCCATGGCGGAGCTACCCGTCGTGTTCGGTTATGCCTTGGAGGACTGTCCTGAAGATGGGTTCCTTTATAGAAGCGCCCGCGCAGGAAATCCGGCCGCTATATTCCGTGTAGGGATTAGAGAATTCTGCTGGATGGGCCGACACGTCGCTGGGGTCGGCACCCTGCTTGAGGCCGCCGATGCGGGCGACGTCCAAGCCCGCTACATGTGTGCGATGCTGCTACTGACGCCAGGGGTTGGGGACGAGGCGGACGCTGGCAGGGCGGTTGAAATGTATGCCAACGTACTGGCTGCTGGAAAAATCGAATTGTGCAGAGACTTCTTCGGGCAGTTGTTCGCAAATCCGCTGATTGGGGTGCACCCGTCGTATCCAGGGAAGCCCGTCGTCTGCCGGTCAAGCGTTTGCCCGACCCACGGGACCATGGGAGCTGCTAACGATTCCTCGAGTGTGTCGTGCGTCCACTGCCTTGCCGAGTTCGAGGTGTTGCATTTCTTTAGTCTGTTTACTTTCAGATGA
- the LOC112785478 gene encoding putative F-box protein At1g67623, with the protein MVASNSIEDLFNMQATCRLFASACNFDAVYRHALVSVLPIACFLDYSGTPAMTFLRRCARARNPAAMLHVRMSHLFWCGHRRGGIRTLTEAAELGDVEACYISAMLLLSLGDKTDDEIRRGFKFFCVVRESGAVERCRDVFTQVFAGPWSDIPPADPEEPVSCRSGSCRTRGSIGDGSDLSSVACVQCLAEYEVRKFLGTYCV; encoded by the coding sequence ATGGTTGCATCGAATTCGATTGAGGATCTGTTCAACATGCAGGCGACTTGCAGGTTATTTGCATCTGCATGCAATTTCGATGCCGTGTACAGGCATGCCTTGGTGTCGGTGTTGCCGATCGCTTGCTTCCTGGACTACTCTGGGACGCCTGCAATGACCTTTCTGCGTCGATGCGCCAGAGCACGGAATCCGGCCGCTATGCTCCACGTTAGGATGTCTCATTTATTCTGGTGTGGCCACCGCAGAGGTGGCATACGGACCCTGACCGAGGCAGCAGAGTTGGGCGATGTGGAGGCCTGCTACATCTCTGCGATGCTACTTCTGTCGCTTGGTGACAAAACAGATGATGAGATCCGCCGTGGATTCAAATTTTTTTGCGTGGTTCGTGAGTCCGGCGCAGTCGAAAGGTGCAGGGATGTCTTCACGCAGGTGTTCGCCGGCCCGTGGTCCGATATACCCCCGGCGGACCCAGAAGAGCCTGTGTCATGCCGTTCCGGTAGTTGCCGTACCCGTGGGAGCATTGGTGATGGGAGTGATTTGTCCAGTGTGGCGTGTGTGCAATGCTTGGCCGAGTACGAGGTGCGAAAGTTCTTGGGGACTTATTGCGTTTAA